The DNA sequence TCCAGGCTAGAGACAGCGATCGACCTGGTGCTGCGCTGCACCCCCAAATATCGCTTGCCCGAAACAACTCGCTATGCCGATCGCCTGGCGTCTGCTGGCACGGGAAAATCGGCGTTGGGCAACACCCGCCTGGGCAGCTTGTCTTGAAGCGACCCTGCGCGCAAGGAGGAAGCCACGGCAGCAATAGCATTTGAGGAACTAGTTCCTCCATTTAAAGCCTAAAACGAACGGTCCCCAGGGCTTCCATTCCGACAGTTGTCCGGCGGCGACCTTCCATTGCTATATCATCCACTGCTCTCCAAGGCGCTGCGGGTCGAGCGCATCTGAACGGCGCGACCCGGACTCACGACCGCAACTGCAAATATCGCTCCACCAGCAAAATTGCCGCAATATCGTCCACCGGGCGCGGCGGCAGGCGCATCCCTTGCGGAATTAAACGCATCAGTCCGCGCGGGGGGTACATCTGCCAATAGCGATCGCGAGCTTCCAGCGTGCTATTGCGCTCGTCCACCAGGGCGATTGCCAAATCGGGTATTTGCGCGCGAATGCGGGCTTGCCACTCCCGCGAGGTGGTGCGATCGCCCATCACCAACTGCACGCTCCCGTAGCGATCGCGCCACGCGGCGATCGTTGCTAATGCGACAGCGGCCGGAACGACCTCGTGAGCGATCGGGTGCGCATCCGCTAACACCGCCAAACCGCACTTGTCCCGACCGGGATCGAAGCCGAGAAGCGTTGCCATACCGGGAAGCGTTGCCATAAGCTGCGTTTGTCGGGTAGCAGCAGGGCTACTCGACCGGCTCGGCGATCGGCGCGCTCGAGTCGGTCTCTGGAGTATCGGGTGCCACTACCGGTTCGGTACCAGCGTCTTCGCTAGCAGCAACTTCAGGTGAGTCCGCCGCATCGGATGACTCAGATGCCTCCGGGGCAGCTGAATCAAGCTTTTCGAGCTGTGGAGTAT is a window from the Rubidibacter lacunae KORDI 51-2 genome containing:
- a CDS encoding endonuclease V; the protein is SRLETAIDLVLRCTPKYRLPETTRYADRLASAGTGKSALGNTRLGSLS
- a CDS encoding RuvC family protein, with amino-acid sequence MATLPGMATLLGFDPGRDKCGLAVLADAHPIAHEVVPAAVALATIAAWRDRYGSVQLVMGDRTTSREWQARIRAQIPDLAIALVDERNSTLEARDRYWQMYPPRGLMRLIPQGMRLPPRPVDDIAAILLVERYLQLRS